A genomic segment from Arcobacter acticola encodes:
- a CDS encoding helix-hairpin-helix domain-containing protein — MKKLPKIGFLYLDYVLQFFNKSNFKGWPNKIESVTYHWKNDKKRFVEEVKRKKIEVLIGNIPATAYETFVEIAKELPNVRFVPSIETQFSNKSKENVTLFCKKYDLSIPKTKIFYNKEKGYKYLKEKASYPQIIKRSYGPSNYGGYFVHKADNFKEAKKLLDEKKYNPIYTQNAIDLKDSGDIRVMLIGHKPICAFWRYSGKNQWITNTSQGGSMSYENVPMNALELAVKASKAAKAEYWACDIAICAKTGKAYILECATAFAAFPYIRDWICQYLMWDFSNGKFPKPHIPLFSWEELGKIDSNLLRTLRHIGFGKYTASYDGEYFIKDKKDLYEMELALLSKESDVPQKIDECFEDETNKTLIKEKIFEINKINFNTSTLTDLMTLYGMEEDLALQIQEYLQDNIITDSSDLLELEAIDEQMLKSWDRNIDDMRVDINRIDKENLRKIKGIGKKLAKTISDYREENGYFKNIEDLKNIDGIGKNKFAQLKSRLKIGE; from the coding sequence ATGAAAAAGTTACCAAAGATAGGGTTTTTATATTTAGATTATGTATTACAATTTTTCAATAAATCAAATTTCAAAGGCTGGCCTAATAAAATAGAATCTGTTACATATCATTGGAAAAATGATAAAAAAAGATTTGTAGAAGAGGTAAAAAGAAAGAAAATTGAAGTTTTAATTGGAAATATCCCAGCAACTGCCTATGAAACTTTTGTAGAAATTGCAAAAGAGTTACCAAATGTTCGATTTGTTCCATCTATTGAAACACAATTTTCAAATAAATCAAAGGAAAATGTAACCCTATTTTGTAAAAAATATGATTTATCAATTCCTAAAACAAAAATTTTTTATAACAAAGAAAAAGGTTATAAATACTTAAAAGAAAAAGCTTCTTATCCTCAAATTATCAAAAGATCTTATGGACCATCAAATTATGGTGGGTATTTTGTACATAAAGCTGATAATTTTAAAGAAGCAAAAAAACTTCTTGATGAGAAAAAATATAATCCAATTTATACTCAAAACGCAATTGATTTAAAAGACTCAGGAGATATTAGAGTAATGCTTATTGGTCATAAACCAATTTGTGCCTTTTGGAGATATTCAGGTAAAAATCAATGGATTACAAACACTTCACAAGGTGGTTCAATGTCTTATGAAAATGTTCCTATGAATGCACTTGAACTTGCTGTTAAAGCTTCAAAAGCTGCAAAAGCTGAATATTGGGCTTGTGATATTGCAATTTGTGCAAAAACTGGAAAAGCTTATATTTTAGAGTGTGCAACTGCCTTTGCAGCATTTCCATATATTAGAGATTGGATTTGTCAATATTTAATGTGGGATTTTTCAAATGGAAAATTTCCTAAACCTCATATTCCCCTATTCTCTTGGGAAGAGTTAGGAAAAATTGATTCAAATTTATTAAGAACTTTAAGACATATTGGGTTTGGTAAATATACTGCTAGTTATGATGGAGAATATTTTATTAAAGATAAAAAAGATTTATATGAAATGGAATTAGCACTTTTATCAAAGGAATCTGATGTTCCACAAAAGATTGATGAATGTTTTGAAGATGAGACAAATAAAACTCTAATAAAAGAAAAAATCTTTGAAATTAATAAGATAAATTTTAACACATCAACATTAACTGATTTAATGACTCTTTATGGAATGGAAGAGGATTTAGCTTTACAAATACAAGAGTACCTACAAGATAATATTATCACTGATAGTTCTGATTTATTAGAACTAGAAGCTATAGATGAACAAATGCTTAAATCTTGGGATAGAAATATTGATGATATGAGAGTAGATATAAATAGAATTGATAAAGAAAACTTGAGAAAAATAAAAGGAATTGGTAAGAAATTAGCAAAAACAATTTCTGATTATAGAGAAGAGAATGGTTATTTTAAAAATATAGAGGATTTAAAAAATATTGATGGAATTGGTAAAAATAAATTTGCTCAATTAAAATCTAGATTAAAAATAGGAGAATAA
- a CDS encoding ATP-grasp domain-containing protein, giving the protein MAKRNIGMWLYQNSGGEQIQKKMIKLLKDREIDVLANVNLKNAIAKNGHIIYEMKDKKVKLDKLDLFFSYNAGEQTPYQVYLYKALNRIIPMINSYEAFELSEDKFHTSFYLRKHGIRTADYKLCHSDDAHRLNTIMKKWEKMVYKPTDGWGGMGVTKIDSVEALNMLIPFLSQINLKYFYVEKYVDYDNTDYRVDIVDGQFVACYGRKAATGHWKTNVTSGGSVFLREANDEIVDLAIKATKTLGLDIAGVDIIFDRKKEKYIVLEVNGIPAFATPEQEKMGLNFNDKKIDLIVDLIDRKTTKEGGSK; this is encoded by the coding sequence GTGGCAAAAAGAAATATTGGTATGTGGTTATATCAAAATAGTGGTGGAGAACAAATCCAAAAGAAAATGATTAAATTGTTAAAAGATAGAGAAATTGATGTTCTTGCAAATGTAAATTTAAAAAATGCTATTGCGAAAAATGGCCATATTATTTATGAGATGAAAGACAAAAAAGTAAAACTTGATAAATTAGATCTATTTTTTTCTTATAATGCAGGAGAACAAACTCCTTATCAAGTCTATTTATACAAAGCCTTAAATAGAATAATTCCAATGATAAACTCTTATGAAGCATTTGAGTTAAGTGAAGACAAATTTCATACCTCATTTTATTTACGAAAACATGGAATAAGAACAGCTGATTATAAACTTTGTCATAGTGATGATGCCCATAGATTAAATACTATCATGAAAAAATGGGAGAAAATGGTTTACAAACCAACTGATGGTTGGGGAGGAATGGGAGTTACAAAAATAGACAGTGTTGAAGCTTTAAATATGTTAATTCCTTTTTTAAGTCAAATAAATCTTAAATATTTTTATGTGGAAAAATATGTTGATTATGATAATACAGATTATAGAGTAGATATTGTAGATGGACAATTTGTTGCTTGTTATGGAAGAAAAGCAGCAACTGGTCATTGGAAAACAAATGTTACTAGTGGTGGAAGTGTATTTTTAAGAGAAGCAAATGATGAAATTGTTGATTTAGCAATAAAAGCTACTAAAACTTTAGGATTAGATATTGCCGGTGTTGATATTATTTTTGATAGAAAGAAAGAGAAATATATAGTTTTAGAAGTAAATGGAATTCCAGCTTTTGCAACACCTGAACAAGAAAAAATGGGATTAAATTTTAACGATAAAAAAATTGATTTAATAGTTGATTTAATAGATAGAAAAACTACAAAAGAAGGGGGAAGTAAATGA
- a CDS encoding peptidase dimerization domain-containing protein has protein sequence MEYYSKGIDANLEASYKLQELVKLTNLELQTTVNVGKITGGIGANTISPKCELLLELRYTSNNEKNRVLNSIEQIVNKSYVNGTKSTLSGGIQRDVMEENKNQLEFISLLENITNTKILTEKRGGVSDANIIASCGVITLDGFGPFGDGDHTVKERALKSSFKSRIELMTKILNHFQTNL, from the coding sequence TTGGAGTACTACTCAAAAGGTATTGATGCCAATTTAGAAGCTTCTTATAAACTACAAGAATTAGTAAAACTCACAAATTTAGAACTACAAACCACTGTAAATGTTGGAAAAATAACAGGTGGAATTGGTGCTAATACTATCTCTCCAAAATGTGAACTTTTATTAGAGCTTAGATATACCTCAAATAATGAAAAAAATCGTGTTTTAAACTCTATAGAACAAATTGTAAATAAATCTTACGTAAATGGTACAAAATCAACTTTAAGTGGTGGTATTCAAAGAGATGTAATGGAAGAAAATAAAAATCAATTAGAGTTTATTAGTTTACTTGAAAATATTACAAATACAAAAATTTTAACAGAAAAAAGAGGTGGCGTTAGTGATGCAAACATAATTGCTAGTTGTGGAGTAATAACACTTGATGGTTTTGGGCCTTTTGGTGATGGAGATCATACAGTAAAAGAGAGAGCCTTAAAAAGTAGTTTTAAATCAAGAATAGAGCTAATGACAAAAATCTTAAATCATTTTCAAACAAATTTATAA
- a CDS encoding ISAs1 family transposase, which translates to MANRFREKLAEKRSKKGYKEIASKNRLLQLLGEIPDHRKGQGKLHKLEHILFLSVIAQLMGAVNYKEIWVWITKHIQDDKIKKLLGVEFIKTPGRSAIAEILAEVNYLELEKVFRIWINELVDTSNLPQLAVDGKVMNGSSVNAKQSTQVLNAVLANSGIILAHKKIVEKSNEVPALRELIDELDDSFIYTFDAMNSKKNT; encoded by the coding sequence ATGGCAAATAGATTTAGAGAGAAATTAGCAGAGAAAAGATCTAAAAAAGGTTATAAGGAAATAGCTTCTAAAAATAGATTATTGCAACTATTAGGTGAGATACCAGATCATAGAAAAGGTCAAGGTAAACTTCATAAATTGGAACATATTTTGTTTTTGTCAGTTATTGCACAATTAATGGGAGCAGTTAATTATAAAGAGATATGGGTATGGATTACAAAGCATATTCAAGATGATAAAATTAAAAAACTTTTAGGTGTAGAGTTTATAAAAACACCAGGAAGAAGTGCTATTGCAGAGATTTTAGCTGAAGTTAATTATCTAGAGTTAGAAAAAGTTTTTAGAATATGGATAAATGAATTGGTTGATACTTCTAATTTACCACAATTAGCTGTTGATGGTAAAGTTATGAATGGTAGTAGTGTAAATGCAAAACAATCAACACAAGTACTAAATGCAGTATTAGCAAATAGTGGAATAATATTAGCTCATAAAAAAATTGTAGAAAAATCAAATGAAGTACCCGCATTAAGAGAACTTATTGATGAATTAGATGATAGCTTTATATATACCTTTGATGCTATGAATAGTAAAAAAAACACTTGA
- a CDS encoding M20/M25/M40 family metallo-hydrolase, whose translation MDYLKDLEKIININSYTKNKNGVDEVGIIMTNWLRELGFSLLTYKRENIGNHLLFSTPTKTGKKILFLGHNDTVFPPNSFEGFSQDETWVYGPGACDMKGGNIVALQALRNIFEQNGEIFNIDFLLVSDEETGSDDSKEITKSIANNYDYCFVFEAAGEKYEVVTQRKGVGTFNISIEGLASHAGNHYSNILIHQKLLIK comes from the coding sequence ATGGATTATTTAAAAGATTTAGAAAAAATCATAAATATCAACTCTTATACTAAAAATAAAAATGGTGTAGATGAAGTGGGTATTATAATGACAAATTGGTTGAGAGAATTAGGTTTTTCTCTATTAACATACAAAAGAGAGAATATAGGTAATCATCTACTTTTTTCTACACCTACAAAAACTGGAAAAAAAATACTATTTTTAGGCCACAATGATACTGTTTTCCCACCTAATAGTTTTGAAGGCTTTAGCCAAGATGAGACTTGGGTTTATGGACCTGGTGCTTGTGATATGAAAGGTGGAAATATTGTAGCTTTACAAGCTCTTAGAAATATTTTTGAACAAAATGGCGAAATCTTTAATATTGATTTTTTACTTGTATCAGATGAAGAAACTGGAAGTGATGACTCAAAAGAAATCACAAAATCAATTGCAAATAACTATGATTATTGTTTTGTTTTTGAAGCAGCAGGTGAAAAATATGAAGTTGTAACACAAAGAAAAGGTGTTGGAACTTTTAATATATCAATTGAAGGATTAGCAAGCCATGCTGGTAATCACTACTCAAATATCCTCATCCACCAAAAACTCTTAATTAAGTAA
- a CDS encoding argininosuccinate synthase, which yields MSKKDVKKVVLAYSGGLDTSIILKWLQDEYKAEVITFTADLGQGEEVEPARVKAIACGIKPENVFILDIKEEFVKDYVFPMFRANAIYEGEYLLGTSIARPLIAKKLIDIANETGADAVSHGATGKGNDQVRFEIGALALRPDIKVIAPWREWELNSRESLLEYARKHGIEIAQKHLDKDGNPAISPYSMDANLLHISYEGLHLENPSNEPEESMWLWTTPPELAPDEAEYLTLTYKNGDPIALNGEQMSPATLLEKLNQYGNKHGIGRVDIVENRYVGMKARGCYETPGGTIMLKAHRAIESICLDREAAHLKDELMPKYAKLIYQGYWFSPEREMLQAAIDATQKNVEGDVRVKLYKGNVMVVGRESVNSLYDDAYSTFEKDEVYNQKDAEGFIRLNALRFIIAGKNPNRK from the coding sequence ATGAGTAAAAAAGATGTTAAAAAAGTAGTTTTAGCTTATAGTGGTGGTTTAGATACTTCTATTATTTTAAAATGGCTTCAAGATGAATACAAAGCAGAAGTTATTACTTTTACGGCTGATTTAGGTCAAGGGGAAGAAGTTGAACCAGCTAGAGTTAAAGCAATAGCTTGTGGAATTAAACCAGAAAATGTTTTTATTTTAGACATTAAAGAAGAGTTTGTAAAAGATTATGTTTTCCCTATGTTTAGAGCAAATGCTATTTATGAAGGTGAATATTTATTAGGAACTTCAATTGCACGTCCTTTAATTGCAAAAAAACTTATTGATATTGCAAATGAAACAGGTGCAGATGCTGTATCTCATGGTGCAACTGGAAAAGGTAATGACCAAGTTAGATTTGAAATTGGTGCACTAGCACTTAGACCTGATATTAAAGTTATCGCTCCTTGGAGAGAATGGGAATTAAACTCAAGAGAAAGTTTACTTGAATATGCAAGAAAACATGGTATTGAAATTGCTCAAAAACACCTTGATAAAGATGGTAATCCTGCAATTAGCCCTTATTCTATGGATGCAAATTTATTACATATTTCTTATGAAGGTTTACATTTAGAAAACCCATCTAATGAGCCTGAAGAATCAATGTGGTTATGGACTACACCTCCTGAATTAGCACCTGATGAAGCTGAGTATTTAACATTAACATATAAAAATGGAGATCCAATTGCATTAAATGGTGAGCAAATGTCACCTGCAACTTTACTTGAAAAATTAAATCAATATGGAAATAAACACGGTATTGGAAGAGTTGATATTGTTGAAAATAGATATGTTGGAATGAAAGCTAGAGGTTGTTACGAAACTCCAGGTGGAACTATTATGTTAAAAGCTCATAGAGCAATTGAGTCTATTTGTTTAGATAGAGAAGCTGCACACTTAAAAGATGAGTTAATGCCAAAATATGCTAAATTAATCTACCAAGGTTATTGGTTCTCACCTGAAAGAGAAATGTTACAAGCTGCTATTGACGCAACTCAAAAAAATGTTGAGGGTGATGTAAGAGTTAAACTTTACAAGGGTAATGTTATGGTTGTGGGAAGAGAATCAGTTAACTCTTTATATGATGATGCATATTCAACTTTTGAAAAAGATGAAGTTTATAATCAAAAAGATGCAGAAGGATTTATTAGATTAAATGCTTTAAGATTTATCATCGCTGGTAAAAACCCAAATAGAAAATAA
- a CDS encoding S4 domain-containing protein, with protein sequence MRIDKFLNAVNITKRRAVAEDMLEHKVVFINDLAVKKAKEVKVGDIIEIKYLERSDKFKVLQIPTTKSTPKSKIDEYVQRID encoded by the coding sequence ATGAGAATAGATAAATTTTTAAATGCCGTTAATATTACAAAACGAAGAGCAGTTGCAGAAGATATGCTAGAACACAAAGTTGTTTTTATAAATGACTTAGCTGTTAAAAAAGCAAAAGAGGTTAAAGTTGGAGATATTATAGAAATTAAATATCTTGAAAGAAGTGATAAGTTCAAGGTATTACAAATTCCAACAACAAAATCAACACCCAAATCAAAAATAGATGAATATGTACAAAGGATAGACTAA